The proteins below come from a single Crossiella sp. CA-258035 genomic window:
- a CDS encoding MCE family protein — MKPFRERNPITVGLAGLTTIGIAVLATFFFEDLPMIGGSSYTAEFTEAAGIKPDDEVRVSGLKVGAVSAVELAGDRVAVRFKVSGVELGDKTGASIRIKTLLGQKYLALDPQGGGSLDGDTPIPRERTSTPFDISDAFQGLTDTIGQIDTQQLAQSFSVLSETFRDSPEHVRKALDGMSALSTTIASRDLELAKVLENSRKITQTLSDRNSQIATLLADGNKLLTEVRNRREAISKLLTGIRDLSRELTGLVQDNKAQFGPALDRLDKVAAVLQRNQDNLNKALSLSGPYYRLINNAAGNGRWVDSYMCGLLAPVSGEEGCVPPKGGGK; from the coding sequence ATGAAGCCCTTCCGGGAACGCAACCCGATCACCGTCGGCCTGGCAGGCCTGACCACGATCGGGATCGCGGTGCTGGCCACCTTCTTCTTCGAGGACCTGCCGATGATCGGCGGCTCCAGCTACACCGCGGAGTTCACCGAGGCGGCCGGGATCAAGCCCGACGACGAGGTCCGGGTCTCCGGGCTCAAGGTCGGCGCGGTCAGCGCGGTCGAGCTGGCCGGGGACCGGGTCGCGGTGCGGTTCAAGGTCTCCGGCGTGGAGCTCGGCGACAAGACCGGCGCGTCCATCCGGATCAAGACGCTGCTGGGCCAGAAGTACCTGGCGCTGGACCCGCAGGGCGGCGGCAGCCTGGACGGGGACACGCCGATCCCCAGGGAGCGCACCAGCACCCCGTTCGACATCAGTGACGCCTTCCAGGGCCTGACCGACACCATCGGCCAGATCGACACCCAGCAGCTCGCGCAGAGCTTCTCGGTGCTCTCCGAGACCTTCCGCGACTCGCCGGAGCACGTGCGCAAGGCACTGGACGGGATGTCCGCGCTGTCCACCACCATCGCCTCCAGGGACCTGGAGCTGGCCAAGGTGCTGGAGAACAGCCGCAAGATCACCCAGACGCTCAGCGACCGCAACTCCCAGATCGCCACCCTGCTCGCCGACGGCAACAAGCTCCTGACGGAGGTGCGCAACCGGCGGGAGGCGATCAGCAAGCTGCTCACCGGCATCCGCGACCTGTCCAGGGAGCTGACCGGGCTGGTGCAGGACAACAAGGCCCAGTTCGGGCCCGCGCTGGACCGGCTGGACAAGGTGGCCGCGGTGTTGCAGCGCAACCAGGACAACCTGAACAAGGCGCTCTCGCTGTCCGGGCCGTACTACCGGCTGATCAACAACGCGGCCGGCAACGGCCGGTGGGTGGACAGCTACATGTGCGGCCTGCTCGCGCCGGTCTCCGGCGAAGAGGGCTGCGTGCCACCCAAGGGAGGCGGCAAATGA
- a CDS encoding MCE family protein, which translates to MSWFRSRGRGTRVLIGVAVLALVAGVAGVWWWRGSAERVRATAWFAAAVGVYAGSDVRMLGVRVGTIDSVEPQGQRVRVEFTLDSGVKAPAEAKVVSVAPSLVSDRYLQLAPVYRGGPTLADGAVIPVERTASPVELDQLYESMEKLATALGPNGANKQGALSSLLETGAANLEGNGAALNKLFRDLGQAAKTLDGSQQDVFGTVDNLAKFTGMLARNDNQVVAAEQQLAEVTRFLAADRDALRAALAELPAALGQVGEFIGEHRGRVKSTVDKLTGITKVLADQRSALAEALDVAPLAMTNLLNAYNPEQRVIDGRVNLLELSPKAKTRLVPVATGADAKKLPVLPLPVVGDLHTLPAGER; encoded by the coding sequence ATGAGCTGGTTCCGCAGTCGTGGCAGGGGAACCCGGGTGCTGATCGGGGTGGCGGTGCTCGCCCTGGTCGCCGGGGTGGCCGGGGTGTGGTGGTGGCGCGGCAGCGCCGAGCGGGTGCGGGCCACCGCCTGGTTCGCCGCCGCGGTCGGCGTGTACGCCGGATCCGACGTGCGGATGCTCGGGGTGCGGGTCGGCACCATCGACTCCGTTGAGCCGCAAGGACAACGCGTCCGGGTCGAGTTCACTTTGGACAGTGGGGTGAAGGCGCCCGCGGAGGCCAAGGTGGTCTCGGTCGCGCCCAGCCTGGTCTCCGACCGCTACCTCCAGCTCGCCCCGGTCTACCGCGGCGGGCCGACCCTGGCCGACGGCGCGGTGATCCCGGTCGAGCGCACCGCCAGCCCGGTGGAGCTGGACCAGCTCTACGAGAGCATGGAGAAGCTGGCCACCGCGCTGGGACCCAACGGGGCCAACAAACAGGGCGCGCTCTCCAGCCTGCTGGAGACCGGCGCGGCCAACCTGGAAGGCAACGGGGCCGCGCTGAACAAGCTGTTCCGCGACCTCGGCCAGGCCGCCAAGACCCTGGACGGCTCGCAGCAGGACGTGTTCGGCACTGTGGACAACCTGGCCAAGTTCACCGGCATGCTGGCCCGCAACGACAACCAGGTGGTCGCGGCCGAACAGCAGCTGGCCGAGGTCACCCGCTTCCTGGCCGCCGACCGGGACGCGCTGCGCGCCGCGCTGGCCGAGCTGCCCGCCGCGCTCGGCCAGGTCGGGGAGTTCATCGGCGAGCACCGCGGCCGGGTCAAGTCCACAGTGGACAAACTGACCGGGATCACCAAGGTGCTGGCCGACCAGCGCTCCGCACTGGCCGAGGCCCTGGACGTGGCCCCGCTGGCGATGACCAACCTGCTCAACGCCTACAACCCGGAGCAGCGGGTCATCGACGGCCGGGTCAACCTGCTCGAGCTCTCGCCGAAGGCCAAGACCCGCCTGGTGCCGGTCGCCACCGGCGCGGACGCCAAGAAGCTGCCCGTGCTGCCGCTGCCGGTGGTCGGCGACCTGCACACCCTCCCGGCAGGAGAACGGTGA